In Actinoplanes sp. NBC_00393, a single genomic region encodes these proteins:
- a CDS encoding ubiquitin-like protein Pup, with product MATRDTGGQSQSGKGRSDQEIEDVTVEANPEVAERHAEITEDVDDLLDEIDSVLEENAEEFVRGYVQKGGQ from the coding sequence ATGGCAACCCGAGACACAGGTGGTCAGTCGCAGAGCGGCAAGGGCCGCAGCGACCAGGAGATCGAGGACGTCACCGTCGAGGCCAATCCTGAGGTAGCCGAGCGGCACGCGGAGATCACCGAGGACGTGGACGATCTGCTCGACGAGATCGACTCCGTCCTCGAAGAAAACGCCGAAGAATTCGTGAGAGGGTACGTCCAAAAAGGGGGTCAGTGA
- the dop gene encoding depupylase/deamidase Dop, producing MSVRRIMGTEVEYGISVPGQPGANPMVTSSQVVNAYGARPELNRGGRARWDYEEESPLRDARGFTYSGAAYDPAEALADEDLGLANVILTNGARLYVDHAHPEYSTPECTNPLDVVKWDKAGERVMAEASRRAATIPGTHRIQLYKNNTDNKGASYGSHENYLMRRQTAFADIVAHLTPFFVTRQIFTGVGRVGIGQDGTGSGFQISSRADFFEVEVGLETTLKRPIINTRDEPHADADKYRRLHVIIGDANLSEIASYLKMGTTALVLNMIEEKVFTGELGIADPVSELKAVSHDPSLKHLMRLRDGRRLTALDLQWAYFERAKEFVDDRYGADADEQTTDVLNRWEDALDKLGRDPMLCSDTLDWVAKLRLLEGYRERENLNWSSPKLQLVDLQYSDVRPEKGLYHRLVARGSMKTLLDPDDTERAMYEPPEDTRAYFRGRCLAQYASEVVAASWDSVIFDVGRESLVRVPMMEPERGTKKHVGALFDTCESAKDLLEVITSR from the coding sequence ATGAGCGTTCGACGGATTATGGGTACCGAGGTCGAGTACGGCATTTCGGTGCCCGGCCAGCCCGGCGCCAACCCGATGGTCACCTCGTCCCAGGTGGTCAACGCCTACGGCGCTCGCCCCGAGCTCAACCGGGGTGGCCGGGCCCGGTGGGACTACGAAGAGGAGTCACCGCTGCGCGACGCGCGCGGCTTCACGTACTCCGGCGCGGCCTACGACCCGGCGGAGGCTCTCGCTGACGAGGACCTCGGCCTGGCCAACGTGATACTGACCAACGGAGCCCGGCTCTACGTCGACCACGCCCACCCGGAGTACAGCACTCCCGAGTGCACCAATCCGCTCGATGTCGTCAAGTGGGACAAAGCTGGCGAACGGGTCATGGCCGAAGCGTCGCGGCGGGCCGCGACCATCCCCGGCACGCATCGCATTCAGCTCTACAAGAACAACACCGACAACAAGGGCGCATCGTACGGGTCACACGAGAATTACCTGATGCGCCGGCAGACCGCCTTCGCCGACATCGTCGCGCACCTCACCCCGTTCTTCGTCACCCGGCAGATCTTCACCGGCGTCGGCCGCGTCGGCATCGGGCAGGACGGCACCGGCTCCGGCTTCCAGATCTCCTCGCGCGCCGACTTCTTCGAGGTCGAGGTGGGACTGGAGACCACCCTGAAGCGGCCGATCATCAACACCCGCGACGAGCCGCACGCCGACGCCGACAAGTACCGCCGGCTGCACGTGATCATCGGCGACGCGAACCTCTCCGAGATCGCGTCGTACCTGAAGATGGGCACCACCGCGCTGGTGCTCAACATGATCGAGGAGAAGGTGTTCACCGGCGAGCTCGGCATCGCCGACCCGGTCTCCGAGCTCAAGGCGGTCAGCCACGACCCGTCGCTCAAACACCTGATGCGGCTGCGCGACGGCCGCCGGCTCACCGCGCTCGACCTGCAGTGGGCCTACTTCGAGCGGGCCAAGGAGTTCGTCGACGACCGCTACGGCGCCGACGCCGACGAGCAGACCACCGACGTGCTCAACCGCTGGGAGGACGCGCTCGACAAGCTCGGCCGCGACCCGATGCTCTGCTCCGACACCCTCGACTGGGTCGCGAAACTGCGGCTGCTCGAGGGCTACCGGGAACGCGAGAACCTCAACTGGTCCTCGCCGAAGCTCCAGCTCGTCGACCTTCAGTACAGCGACGTACGTCCGGAGAAGGGCCTCTACCACCGCCTGGTCGCGCGGGGCTCGATGAAGACCCTGCTCGACCCCGACGACACCGAACGCGCCATGTACGAGCCGCCGGAGGACACCCGTGCCTACTTCCGCGGCCGCTGCCTGGCGCAGTACGCCTCCGAAGTGGTCGCCGCCAGCTGGGACTCGGTGATCTTCGATGTCGGCCGGGAGTCGCTCGTCCGGGTGCCGATGATGGAACCCGAACGCGGCACGAAGAAGCACGTGGGTGCGCTGTTCGACACCTGCGAGAGTGCGAAGGACCTGCTGGAGGTCATCACAAGCCGGTGA